One window of Paenibacillus sp. FSL K6-3182 genomic DNA carries:
- the accB gene encoding acetyl-CoA carboxylase biotin carboxyl carrier protein, translated as MFKLSEIKELIKLVDQTSVHELEIENEGTRLLIRKPGKTEVVNVQAAPITHTYAPAPLQAQPAAQAAQPQAVQETAPARPSTDHLHQIVSPMVGTFYSSPTPEAGAFVKVGDRVNDKSVVCILEAMKLMNELEAEVKGEIVEILVSNGQLVEYGQPLFLVKPE; from the coding sequence ATGTTCAAATTGAGCGAGATCAAAGAGTTGATCAAATTGGTTGATCAAACTTCCGTTCATGAGCTGGAAATTGAAAACGAAGGGACTCGCCTGCTCATCCGCAAGCCTGGCAAAACAGAAGTGGTGAATGTGCAAGCGGCCCCAATTACGCATACATACGCGCCTGCACCATTACAAGCTCAGCCGGCAGCTCAAGCAGCGCAGCCTCAAGCCGTACAAGAAACGGCACCAGCTCGTCCTTCAACGGATCATTTGCACCAAATCGTATCTCCAATGGTAGGAACGTTCTATAGTTCTCCTACTCCGGAAGCGGGAGCTTTCGTAAAAGTAGGCGATCGCGTAAATGATAAGAGCGTCGTATGTATTTTGGAAGCTATGAAGCTGATGAATGAACTTGAAGCAGAAGTTAAAGGCGAAATCGTAGAAATTTTGGTTTCTAATGGTCAGCTCGTTGAGTATGGCC
- a CDS encoding SpoIIIAH-like family protein — protein sequence MNTKRQTVWLVSMLSLMVVLSAYYLFTQDVDTPDVLTDGSQTEQAAQNATEAATSGNGIVVNEVEKPVDGAVLSEADKETLKQIDAQGLAAGGVFSELLAKREMKYNEVDNRVMAAVNDTLKKPEEASAAIAELDMLEEKHTKLTGIEAELLKQYENVVIDEQSDKYNVVVSSDKLEKKQAADIIKLVMSTLDVDADQVSVQYVSVKQPQ from the coding sequence ATGAACACGAAAAGACAAACGGTATGGCTTGTATCAATGCTCAGTTTAATGGTGGTATTATCAGCGTATTATTTATTCACGCAAGATGTGGATACGCCTGATGTGTTGACGGATGGCTCGCAAACAGAGCAAGCGGCGCAAAATGCGACAGAAGCAGCAACAAGCGGCAATGGTATCGTTGTAAACGAGGTAGAGAAGCCAGTTGATGGAGCGGTTTTGAGCGAAGCTGATAAAGAAACTTTGAAACAGATTGATGCGCAAGGATTAGCAGCAGGCGGCGTATTTAGTGAATTGTTAGCCAAACGGGAAATGAAATACAACGAGGTAGATAATCGGGTGATGGCAGCAGTTAATGATACGCTTAAAAAGCCGGAGGAAGCATCAGCCGCTATAGCTGAGCTTGACATGCTGGAGGAGAAGCACACGAAGCTCACAGGCATTGAAGCAGAGCTGCTGAAACAATACGAAAATGTAGTTATCGACGAGCAAAGCGATAAATACAATGTAGTGGTTTCAAGCGATAAGCTTGAGAAAAAGCAAGCAGCAGACATTATTAAGCTGGTCATGAGCACGCTTGATGTCGATGCTGATCAAGTATCCGTACAATATGTATCGGTTAAGCAGCCTCAATAG
- the spoIIIAG gene encoding stage III sporulation protein AG has product MAKWLDGIESAVGGGPGGPKRVRTLRILLIIGGIGAALMILNSFLPYKGVEPSVQEPNPPPQSEAAWGNSVTSGSSVFATLENSLEVRLKEILEKIVGVGTVDVLVTLDSTEESILERNTQESQQITDENDPNGGKRHITSITKDGQVVLYEVSGDQKPIITKTINPRIRGILIVAKGAENVTVRRLITNAVEKGINVPVNRISVVPSKQ; this is encoded by the coding sequence GTGGCCAAATGGCTTGATGGCATAGAATCAGCGGTTGGCGGCGGTCCTGGCGGTCCAAAGCGAGTGCGGACACTGCGAATTTTACTAATCATAGGGGGGATTGGTGCAGCGCTAATGATTCTAAATTCATTTTTACCCTATAAAGGAGTTGAGCCCTCTGTGCAAGAACCTAATCCGCCGCCTCAGTCGGAGGCAGCTTGGGGCAATTCGGTCACCTCTGGAAGTTCAGTATTCGCCACTCTCGAAAATTCCCTAGAAGTAAGGCTGAAGGAAATATTAGAGAAAATTGTAGGCGTTGGAACGGTTGATGTGCTTGTAACTCTCGATTCTACAGAAGAAAGCATCTTAGAACGAAATACACAAGAATCGCAGCAAATTACGGATGAGAATGATCCGAATGGCGGCAAGCGGCATATTACATCAATCACAAAAGACGGACAGGTCGTACTGTACGAAGTGTCCGGAGACCAAAAGCCAATTATCACCAAAACGATTAACCCGCGCATACGCGGTATTCTCATAGTTGCCAAAGGTGCTGAAAACGTAACAGTCAGACGTCTCATTACCAATGCGGTGGAGAAGGGCATCAACGTACCGGTTAATCGAATTTCTGTTGTACCAAGCAAACAATAA
- the spoIIIAF gene encoding stage III sporulation protein AF produces the protein MVAWLSDWLRDIIAVILLAVFVELLLPNKAMQRYARLVVGLFILLTILSPILKLIQSDIGAKLDEGMDNWSKSAMKVESQMSGLNQIKRDAQAMSDKRSLEAAKLTERTLEASIRNELVERTKAPIAEVDAVLKWTTVSGKATPYISEVTVTLKAADNKKSTFKEEATVEAVQPVVVDVEIAPIEGGSTVPSGIDDQAALEASTETEKTEGNWSRADPATAAAISSLISKGWGLSEDQIIVRQPADQQKAK, from the coding sequence GTGGTTGCTTGGTTAAGCGACTGGCTGAGAGATATTATTGCAGTCATTCTTTTGGCAGTGTTCGTCGAACTTCTGCTACCGAACAAAGCAATGCAGCGCTACGCTCGGCTAGTAGTCGGCTTGTTCATCCTTTTGACGATACTCTCACCCATATTGAAGCTTATACAAAGTGACATTGGTGCCAAGCTGGATGAAGGAATGGACAATTGGAGCAAATCTGCCATGAAGGTTGAATCGCAAATGAGCGGACTAAACCAAATTAAGCGAGATGCTCAGGCGATGAGCGATAAGCGCAGCCTGGAGGCTGCAAAATTAACGGAACGAACATTGGAAGCATCCATTCGAAATGAGCTGGTCGAGCGGACAAAAGCTCCTATAGCAGAGGTTGATGCCGTATTGAAATGGACTACCGTTTCCGGCAAAGCAACTCCCTATATTAGTGAAGTAACCGTGACACTCAAAGCAGCAGATAACAAAAAAAGCACATTTAAGGAAGAGGCTACCGTGGAAGCAGTACAGCCCGTTGTTGTAGATGTTGAAATAGCGCCTATTGAAGGTGGAAGCACAGTTCCAAGCGGTATAGATGATCAAGCTGCTCTGGAAGCATCTACGGAAACGGAAAAGACGGAAGGGAATTGGTCAAGAGCTGATCCAGCGACTGCAGCTGCAATAAGCAGTTTGATTTCGAAGGGGTGGGGGCTTTCTGAGGATCAAATCATCGTAAGGCAACCTGCGGATCAACAAAAGGCGAAGTGA
- the spoIIIAE gene encoding stage III sporulation protein AE, which translates to MMKLTPARERAKLLLFIFVSMIILSIAPTVTYAISGESAAPVLDNQANADELAKELTTQQIGGLETGAVESYWNNLRSEYGGFFPEQHIPSFMEMILPGGDGLKLTEMLSGLLKYLWHEVLYNGKLLVTIVMLTVFSMVLETLQNAFERNAVSKVAYSITYMVLIIIAVNSFHVAMGYAKGAIESMIQFMLAMVPLLLTLLASMGNVVTVSVLHPLIIFMIHAVGTLIYTLVFPLLFFSAVLHIASALSEKFKVTQLANLLRNIGVGVMGVLLTVFLGVISVQGATGAVTDGVTLRTAKFVTGNFVPVVGRMFSDAADTVISASMLAKNAIGLAGVIILLFISAFPAIKILTLALIYNIAAAVMQPLGESPIVTCLETIGKTMIYVFAALAAVSLMFFLAVTIILTAGNAAMMVR; encoded by the coding sequence ATGATGAAGCTGACTCCTGCACGTGAACGGGCCAAGCTGTTGCTGTTCATCTTTGTATCCATGATCATTTTATCAATCGCTCCGACAGTTACCTATGCCATTAGCGGTGAGAGCGCAGCGCCGGTTTTGGATAATCAAGCTAACGCGGATGAGCTTGCAAAGGAGCTGACAACCCAGCAGATTGGCGGATTGGAAACGGGTGCTGTTGAGTCTTACTGGAACAATCTCCGAAGCGAGTATGGCGGTTTTTTCCCAGAGCAGCATATTCCAAGTTTCATGGAGATGATTCTTCCAGGAGGTGATGGCCTAAAGCTAACGGAGATGCTGAGCGGCCTGCTGAAGTATTTGTGGCATGAGGTGCTTTATAATGGCAAGCTCCTTGTGACAATAGTGATGCTGACGGTATTCAGTATGGTGCTCGAAACGCTGCAAAATGCTTTTGAACGAAACGCGGTCAGCAAGGTAGCCTACTCTATTACGTACATGGTGCTTATCATTATCGCGGTAAACAGTTTCCATGTCGCAATGGGTTATGCAAAAGGAGCAATTGAAAGCATGATTCAATTTATGCTTGCGATGGTCCCGCTGCTGCTAACGCTGCTTGCTTCAATGGGCAACGTAGTCACCGTATCGGTTTTACATCCATTGATCATTTTCATGATTCATGCCGTAGGAACACTCATTTACACGCTAGTGTTTCCATTATTGTTCTTTTCGGCCGTGCTTCATATAGCAAGTGCTTTATCAGAAAAATTCAAGGTTACCCAACTAGCTAATCTGCTGCGAAACATTGGAGTAGGCGTTATGGGAGTACTGCTGACGGTTTTTCTAGGAGTCATCTCCGTACAAGGGGCGACAGGAGCGGTTACAGATGGCGTTACACTGCGAACGGCTAAGTTCGTAACAGGAAATTTCGTCCCTGTTGTAGGGAGAATGTTTTCCGATGCGGCGGATACAGTCATCTCTGCTTCCATGCTTGCGAAAAATGCAATTGGCTTAGCAGGTGTCATTATTCTGCTCTTCATCAGCGCATTTCCTGCAATCAAAATTTTGACGCTAGCGCTCATTTATAACATTGCTGCTGCTGTCATGCAGCCGCTGGGAGAATCACCGATCGTCACCTGCCTAGAGACGATCGGCAAGACGATGATTTACGTGTTTGCGGCTTTGGCTGCTGTCAGTCTTATGTTTTTTCTTGCGGTTACGATCATTTTGACTGCAGGCAATGCGGCGATGATGGTCAGGTAA
- the spoIIIAD gene encoding stage III sporulation protein AD gives MEMIQIVGLGLMASVLIIVVREQKPMFSFLLAAFTGLFIFLYLIGKIEIVISVLEDLANRSGIPSIYLKTILKIIGIAYIAEFGAQIVRDAGQEGIASKIEFAGKVFILVMAVPIISVIVETVIGLLPDGG, from the coding sequence ATGGAAATGATTCAAATCGTTGGTCTTGGTCTGATGGCTTCGGTACTCATTATTGTCGTTCGAGAGCAAAAACCGATGTTCTCCTTTTTGCTCGCCGCGTTTACGGGATTGTTTATATTCCTGTATTTGATTGGCAAAATCGAAATTGTCATTTCCGTGCTTGAGGATCTGGCTAATCGATCAGGTATCCCTTCCATTTACTTGAAGACGATCTTGAAAATAATCGGAATCGCATATATTGCTGAGTTTGGAGCACAGATCGTCAGAGATGCAGGGCAAGAAGGAATTGCCTCAAAAATCGAATTTGCCGGCAAAGTGTTTATTCTTGTTATGGCTGTCCCTATTATCAGCGTCATTGTCGAGACAGTAATCGGGCTGCTGCCGGATGGGGGTTGA
- the spoIIIAC gene encoding stage III sporulation protein AC: MNMDVSAIFQIAGIGIVIAMIHSVLKQMGKEDMAHWVTLIGFVVVLFMVVRMLNELFQEIKSIFLFQ, translated from the coding sequence ATGAATATGGATGTGAGCGCCATTTTCCAAATTGCTGGAATCGGAATTGTTATCGCCATGATACATTCGGTGCTGAAGCAAATGGGAAAAGAAGATATGGCGCACTGGGTAACGCTAATCGGGTTTGTTGTCGTTTTGTTTATGGTTGTTCGAATGCTTAATGAATTATTCCAAGAAATTAAATCGATTTTCTTGTTCCAGTAG